A single region of the Anaerococcus urinomassiliensis genome encodes:
- the panB gene encoding 3-methyl-2-oxobutanoate hydroxymethyltransferase yields MKKKMSILDFKKYKEEKRKFAYVTAYDYTMASIVDESDVEIILVGDSLGMTMLGYDSTVPVTVDDMIHHGSAVVRGAKNTFITVDMPFGSYEISKEKAVENAVRIFKETGCDCVKLEGGVEYVDTIKAIINAGVPVMGHIGLTPQSSTMLGGFKVQGTTRDSAKKLIDDAKALEEAGCFSIVLECVPSVVGKKIAESVSVPILGIGAGKDVDCQVIVLQDMLGMYPDFKPKFVKIFANVREEMLKGLNAYHDESVSGQFPSEEYSFNRDVDLSDL; encoded by the coding sequence ATGAAAAAGAAAATGTCTATACTAGACTTCAAAAAGTACAAGGAAGAGAAGAGAAAGTTTGCTTATGTAACAGCATATGATTATACTATGGCATCTATTGTTGATGAGAGTGATGTGGAGATTATTTTGGTTGGGGACTCTTTGGGCATGACCATGCTTGGTTATGATTCTACAGTTCCTGTTACTGTTGATGATATGATCCACCATGGAAGTGCTGTTGTTAGGGGAGCAAAAAATACTTTTATTACTGTTGATATGCCTTTTGGTTCTTATGAAATTTCCAAGGAAAAGGCCGTGGAAAATGCTGTGAGAATTTTTAAGGAAACTGGCTGTGATTGTGTAAAACTTGAAGGTGGAGTGGAATATGTTGATACTATCAAGGCAATAATTAATGCTGGTGTTCCTGTGATGGGCCATATTGGCCTTACTCCTCAATCTTCAACCATGCTTGGTGGTTTTAAGGTTCAGGGAACCACTAGAGATTCTGCCAAAAAACTAATCGATGATGCCAAGGCCTTGGAAGAAGCTGGTTGTTTTTCTATAGTTTTGGAATGTGTTCCAAGTGTTGTTGGCAAGAAGATTGCTGAAAGTGTTTCTGTGCCAATATTAGGAATTGGTGCTGGAAAAGATGTAGATTGCCAAGTTATAGTTTTACAAGATATGCTTGGTATGTATCCAGATTTTAAACCAAAATTTGTAAAGATATTTGCCAATGTCAGAGAAGAAATGTTAAAGGGTCTTAATGCTTACCACGATGAGTCTGTAAGCGGCC
- a CDS encoding ArsR/SmtB family transcription factor has product MAVDYENIAKKLKVISDPKRLRIIDMLSCDELCACEILEKFDITQPTLSHDMRKLEEVGLVSSRREGKNTYYFLDKASLDEIEDGLSLIFNIQDDCICKE; this is encoded by the coding sequence ATGGCAGTTGATTATGAAAATATAGCTAAGAAGCTTAAGGTAATATCTGATCCTAAGAGGCTTAGGATTATTGATATGTTATCTTGTGATGAGCTTTGTGCTTGTGAGATACTTGAGAAATTTGATATTACTCAGCCTACCTTATCTCATGATATGAGAAAGCTTGAAGAGGTTGGTCTTGTTTCTAGCAGGAGAGAGGGTAAGAATACCTACTACTTTTTGGATAAGGCTAGTTTGGATGAGATTGAGGATGGTTTAAGTCTTATATTTAATATCCAAGATGATTGTATTTGTAAGGAGTAG
- a CDS encoding ketopantoate reductase family protein, translating to MKIAVLGAGAMGSLFACYLSVNNEVFLIDHKIEKIDKINKDGIELIENDNSRHFYNIPAYMYDENLPKPDIIFSFVKSIKNMEALENISHLISDDTILVSLQNGYGNDKDLEMFQDKSHVVIGSTTHGSTILSYGKVFHAGSGKSFLGENDFNKDSLNIVKKVLIDSGFDLEISQNIEKLMIEKLFINIGINAITALADKENSCIYKNSHAREMSKLLVSEACHIFNLYGYDFDKEEIFDRVIETAKKTGKNTSSMRADLLKKNESEIDKINKVIVDKAMAKGIACPYNEAITLLIKAKEENI from the coding sequence TTGAAAATAGCTGTACTTGGTGCAGGTGCTATGGGGTCTTTGTTTGCTTGTTATTTGTCAGTAAATAACGAGGTTTTTCTTATTGATCACAAGATAGAAAAGATCGATAAGATTAATAAGGACGGCATAGAGCTTATTGAAAATGACAATTCTAGACATTTTTATAATATTCCTGCATATATGTATGATGAAAATTTGCCTAAGCCCGATATTATTTTTTCTTTTGTAAAATCCATCAAAAATATGGAGGCTTTAGAAAATATTTCTCATCTGATTTCTGATGATACTATTCTTGTAAGCCTACAAAATGGTTATGGTAATGACAAAGATTTGGAAATGTTTCAAGATAAAAGCCATGTTGTGATTGGCTCTACTACCCATGGTTCAACCATTCTTTCTTATGGGAAAGTTTTTCATGCTGGTAGTGGGAAAAGTTTCTTGGGCGAAAATGATTTTAACAAAGACAGTCTAAATATTGTAAAAAAAGTTCTCATCGATTCTGGTTTTGACCTTGAAATTAGTCAAAATATTGAAAAATTGATGATTGAAAAGTTGTTCATAAATATTGGCATTAACGCTATTACAGCTCTTGCTGATAAGGAAAATTCTTGCATATACAAAAATTCTCATGCCAGAGAGATGTCTAAGCTTCTGGTTAGTGAAGCTTGCCATATTTTCAACTTATATGGATATGATTTTGATAAGGAAGAAATTTTTGATAGGGTTATTGAAACCGCAAAGAAAACCGGGAAAAATACTTCTTCAATGAGGGCTGATCTCTTGAAGAAGAACGAGAGCGAGATTGATAAAATCAACAAAGTTATTGTCGATAAGGCTATGGCGAAGGGTATAGCTTGTCCTTATAACGAGGCTATAACATTGTTGATTAAGGCTAAGGAGGAAAATATATGA
- a CDS encoding arsenate reductase ArsC, with protein sequence MTEKTKVAFICVHNSCRSQIAEALGKKFAGEKIDFYSAGTELVDQINQDAVRLMKEIHGIDMEADQYSKLIDDLPEVDYVISMGCNVVCPILPFKHKKYDWGIEDPTGKSDEEFIKVIDEIEGKLKDLISEIDEEVDK encoded by the coding sequence ATGACAGAAAAAACAAAAGTTGCATTTATATGCGTTCACAATTCTTGCAGGTCTCAGATAGCTGAGGCCCTTGGCAAGAAATTTGCAGGAGAGAAAATAGACTTTTACTCTGCTGGAACTGAGCTAGTAGATCAGATAAACCAAGATGCAGTCAGACTTATGAAAGAAATACACGGAATAGATATGGAAGCTGACCAATATTCCAAACTCATAGATGACCTACCTGAAGTAGACTATGTTATCTCTATGGGTTGCAATGTGGTATGTCCTATACTTCCTTTTAAGCACAAGAAATACGATTGGGGGATAGAAGATCCTACAGGCAAGTCTGATGAAGAGTTTATCAAAGTAATAGATGAAATCGAAGGAAAATTAAAGGACTTAATCAGTGAAATAGATGAGGAGGTAGATAAATGA
- the arsA gene encoding arsenical pump-driving ATPase produces the protein MEKFDINHIDLTKYLFFTGKGGVGKTSTACASAISLADKGNNVLLISTDPASNLQDVFETELDNKGVRIEGVAGLTVINLDPIEAANEYKESVVGPYRGKLPTSVIENMEEQLSGSCTVEIAAFNEFSKFITAADLKDAYDYIIFDTAPTGHTLRMLQLPSAWTNFISESTHGASCLGQLSGLEDEKETYKYAVETLADGSLTSLVLVARPEETPLLEANRASHELSELGIKNQILIINGLLSAYDDEVSKAFYKKQKEFLDAMPDDIKDLETYFIPLRGYNLNSIENLRSLLVEDKDYTSNLDLSIDETPSLKDIIDDLHKNEKKVIFTMGKGGVGKTTLASAIAKGLADKGQKVHLTTTDPANHLTGMIEEDDLLTVSHIDEEEELKKYQEEVLENAKKTMSDDDLEYIKEDLRSPCTQEIAVFRAFADVVDKADNEIVVIDTAPTGHTLMLLDSTESYNQEIEKNQGNVPESAKKLLPRLKNSEETEVLIVTLAEPTPFYESARLEEDLKRAGIYSKWWIINSSIYKTGSTNKTLEAKANSELEWINKVDKRADGNFTIIPWSSDQIKGSNLDKLIK, from the coding sequence TTGGAAAAATTTGATATCAACCATATTGATTTGACAAAATATTTATTTTTTACTGGCAAGGGAGGAGTAGGAAAGACTTCTACAGCCTGTGCTAGTGCTATAAGTCTGGCTGATAAGGGAAATAATGTTCTATTAATCAGCACTGACCCTGCTTCAAATTTACAAGATGTCTTTGAGACTGAGCTTGATAATAAGGGTGTGAGGATAGAAGGTGTGGCAGGTCTTACTGTTATTAACCTTGATCCTATAGAAGCTGCTAATGAGTATAAGGAAAGCGTAGTTGGTCCCTACAGAGGAAAGTTACCTACTAGTGTAATAGAAAATATGGAAGAGCAATTATCTGGATCTTGTACTGTTGAAATAGCTGCCTTTAATGAATTTTCTAAGTTTATAACTGCTGCAGACCTAAAGGATGCATATGACTATATAATATTTGATACTGCTCCAACAGGCCATACTCTAAGGATGCTCCAACTTCCTTCTGCTTGGACTAACTTTATCAGCGAATCCACCCACGGAGCTTCATGCCTAGGTCAATTATCAGGCCTAGAAGATGAGAAGGAAACATATAAGTATGCTGTGGAAACCTTAGCTGATGGGAGTCTTACAAGCTTAGTATTAGTTGCAAGACCTGAGGAGACTCCTCTTCTTGAAGCAAATAGAGCATCTCATGAACTTTCAGAACTAGGCATTAAAAATCAAATCCTTATCATAAATGGACTTTTAAGTGCCTATGATGATGAAGTTTCTAAAGCTTTTTATAAGAAGCAAAAAGAATTTTTAGATGCGATGCCAGATGACATTAAGGATCTTGAAACATACTTTATACCACTTAGGGGATACAACTTAAATAGCATCGAAAATTTAAGATCTTTGCTAGTTGAAGATAAGGATTATACTAGTAATCTAGATCTTAGCATAGATGAAACCCCTAGCTTAAAAGATATCATAGATGACTTACACAAAAATGAGAAAAAAGTTATCTTTACCATGGGTAAGGGTGGTGTAGGAAAGACCACATTAGCATCTGCCATTGCCAAGGGACTTGCTGATAAGGGACAAAAAGTCCATCTAACTACAACTGACCCTGCCAACCATTTGACTGGAATGATTGAAGAAGATGACTTATTAACTGTAAGCCATATAGATGAAGAAGAAGAGCTTAAAAAATACCAAGAAGAAGTTTTAGAAAATGCTAAAAAAACTATGTCTGATGATGACTTGGAGTATATAAAAGAAGATTTGCGTTCTCCTTGTACTCAAGAGATTGCTGTATTTAGAGCCTTTGCAGATGTGGTGGATAAGGCGGATAATGAGATCGTTGTTATAGATACAGCTCCAACAGGCCATACACTTATGCTCCTAGATTCGACAGAATCCTACAACCAAGAGATAGAAAAAAACCAAGGTAATGTTCCAGAGTCAGCAAAAAAACTTCTACCTAGACTAAAAAATAGTGAGGAAACAGAAGTCCTAATTGTTACCCTTGCTGAACCTACTCCCTTCTATGAGTCTGCAAGGCTTGAAGAAGACCTAAAGAGAGCGGGAATTTATAGCAAGTGGTGGATTATAAATTCATCTATATATAAAACTGGCTCTACTAACAAGACCTTAGAAGCTAAGGCTAACAGTGAGCTAGAATGGATAAATAAGGTTGATAAACGTGCAGATGGAAACTTCACAATAATCCCATGGTCTAGTGATCAGATTAAGGGTTCTAATTTAGATAAATTAATTAAGTAG
- a CDS encoding cation diffusion facilitator family transporter, whose translation MKRFEDFKKLDQLEKERENKIIKTSIFGIIGNAVLAIFKIFIGMKSNSIAILVDAVNNLSDAGSSVITIVGTKLAGKEADNKHPFGYGRIEYLSAMVISVIILYVGITSLVEAVKKIFNPIEPSYSLMSIIIVSLSVRVKLVIAHYFLKVGEEVKSDSLINSGQDSKLDSIVSLSILLAAGIFVMFNISLEAYLGAIISIIIIKSAIDMLSKTISQLLGEKIDPELAQVVIKTVENFPGVEGASALVLNNYGPNDWNGSIDIGVPETYTAEEFDEIIRDIQLEVYYKHNIILTAVGAYPINKSNRKIINIKDEIREIIFSHEHIDGLHGLYVDEIDKEIRFDVIISLDAKDRLELLEEVVSDVKYHFPAYTIEAFPNIDYAGR comes from the coding sequence TTGAAACGATTTGAAGATTTTAAGAAGCTAGACCAATTAGAAAAAGAACGAGAAAATAAAATTATAAAAACTAGCATATTTGGCATCATTGGCAATGCAGTCCTTGCAATATTTAAAATATTTATAGGAATGAAATCAAATTCCATAGCTATATTGGTAGACGCAGTCAACAACTTATCAGATGCAGGATCTTCTGTTATAACTATTGTCGGAACAAAACTTGCCGGCAAAGAAGCTGACAACAAGCACCCCTTTGGCTATGGTAGGATAGAATACCTATCCGCTATGGTGATATCAGTCATCATCCTATACGTAGGTATAACATCCCTAGTAGAAGCAGTAAAGAAAATATTTAATCCCATAGAGCCATCATATAGCCTCATGAGTATTATCATAGTAAGCCTATCTGTCAGAGTAAAACTAGTCATAGCCCACTATTTCCTAAAGGTAGGAGAAGAGGTCAAGTCCGACTCTCTCATAAACTCAGGCCAGGATTCCAAGCTTGACTCTATAGTATCATTGTCAATTCTCCTAGCCGCAGGCATTTTTGTAATGTTTAATATTTCCCTAGAAGCCTACTTGGGAGCAATTATATCAATTATCATTATAAAATCTGCCATAGATATGCTAAGCAAAACTATATCACAACTTTTGGGAGAGAAAATTGACCCAGAGTTAGCCCAAGTAGTAATCAAAACAGTTGAAAACTTCCCAGGAGTAGAAGGAGCCAGCGCCCTTGTACTTAACAACTACGGTCCCAACGACTGGAATGGGTCTATCGATATAGGAGTGCCAGAGACCTACACAGCAGAAGAATTTGATGAAATCATTAGAGATATTCAGCTAGAAGTCTACTACAAGCATAACATCATCCTCACTGCAGTAGGAGCCTATCCTATTAATAAAAGCAACCGTAAGATTATAAACATAAAGGATGAGATTAGAGAAATAATTTTCTCTCACGAGCATATAGATGGCCTCCATGGCTTGTATGTAGATGAGATAGATAAGGAAATCAGGTTTGATGTCATCATAAGTCTAGATGCTAAAGATAGGTTAGAGCTACTGGAAGAAGTAGTATCAGATGTCAAATACCACTTCCCAGCATACACTATCGAGGCTTTCCCAAATATAGACTATGCGGGTAGGTAG
- a CDS encoding ferritin-like domain-containing protein: protein MDKEQLIQGLQGIVTQLSQYAEQHRLQAIVFEDQGFTKLREKYNGHAQEEIGFVEQFAQRILDLGGEVKLEDKKAMPIYKDPIEFIKFDLELSKEAQNPLLELVNGSMSEPKTYDLLRAYYEDEEEDKLWSENELELIEKIGEQNWLQNQL, encoded by the coding sequence ATGGATAAAGAACAATTAATACAAGGCTTACAAGGCATTGTAACACAGTTATCTCAATATGCAGAACAACATAGATTACAAGCTATTGTATTTGAAGACCAAGGATTCACTAAACTAAGAGAAAAGTACAATGGACACGCTCAAGAAGAAATTGGATTTGTAGAACAATTTGCCCAAAGAATTTTAGATCTTGGTGGAGAAGTAAAGCTTGAAGATAAAAAAGCTATGCCAATATATAAGGATCCTATTGAATTTATAAAATTCGATTTAGAATTATCCAAAGAAGCGCAAAATCCGCTATTAGAATTAGTAAACGGCTCAATGTCTGAACCAAAGACATACGACTTACTAAGAGCATATTATGAAGATGAAGAAGAAGATAAGCTTTGGAGCGAAAATGAATTAGAATTAATTGAAAAAATCGGTGAACAAAACTGGTTACAAAATCAATTATAA
- a CDS encoding GNAT family N-acetyltransferase, producing MIEIRQTSKDDLKNIQKLWADKEVMVHVGIPEGIIKSDDQMNSWLEAQISKKANSNHYSIYKDGKYCGEVHYNIFTDHDNIADLGIKLYSFARGLGIANYALSFVIEKAYKNGAKIISLDPNPNNKRAIRFYEKMGFVKKEAPDFVIKKFPQFDHYYMELNKNS from the coding sequence ATGATAGAAATCAGACAAACAAGCAAAGATGATTTAAAAAATATACAAAAGTTGTGGGCTGACAAAGAAGTCATGGTCCATGTAGGCATTCCAGAGGGGATTATAAAATCAGATGATCAAATGAATAGCTGGCTAGAAGCACAAATCTCAAAGAAAGCTAATTCAAATCATTACTCAATCTATAAGGATGGTAAATATTGTGGAGAAGTCCACTATAACATCTTTACTGACCATGACAATATAGCAGATCTTGGCATCAAATTATATAGCTTTGCAAGAGGATTAGGGATAGCTAACTATGCCTTATCTTTTGTAATTGAAAAAGCTTATAAGAATGGGGCAAAGATAATATCCTTAGATCCAAATCCTAACAATAAGAGGGCCATCAGATTTTATGAGAAGATGGGTTTTGTAAAAAAGGAAGCACCAGATTTTGTTATTAAAAAATTTCCCCAATTTGACCATTATTATATGGAGCTTAATAAAAATTCATAG
- the arsD gene encoding arsenite efflux transporter metallochaperone ArsD — MKKMYIYEGPMCCSTGVCGPSPDEELMRVSTIVDRLTKNGANITRYNLTNDTNEFVDNKIVNKFLNENGEEVLPITMINDEVVITRRYPSNEEFYEMLLLDDDIDETEEAAGPCGCGGSCGC; from the coding sequence ATGAAGAAGATGTATATATATGAAGGCCCTATGTGTTGCTCAACAGGTGTTTGTGGACCAAGCCCTGATGAAGAACTTATGAGAGTTTCTACAATTGTTGATAGGTTGACAAAAAATGGAGCTAACATTACTAGATACAATTTGACCAATGATACAAATGAGTTTGTGGATAACAAGATTGTGAATAAGTTTTTAAATGAGAATGGCGAAGAGGTACTTCCTATTACTATGATAAATGATGAGGTTGTTATCACTCGTAGATATCCTAGCAATGAAGAATTTTATGAAATGTTATTATTGGATGATGATATAGATGAAACTGAGGAAGCTGCTGGCCCTTGTGGATGTGGCGGATCCTGTGGATGCTAG
- a CDS encoding IS1182 family transposase has translation MKQNINTSSLTNFTLVDDTIQLKLNFNTEVYIQDDIKLRLVKNIIERIDLTEIKKVYSSFGRKPTVNPVTMLQIIIFCYSEGIFTSREIEKSCKYDLRIKYLLDGQTPPDHSTINRFRQKIINLTPNLLNEMVQILIEENQIDLSSIYIDGTKIEAYANRYSFVWRGSIEKWQEKLRMRIIKHFNLNKDLTASQVLEVVKIVFNQVSKECIEKKINFVFGQGKRKHQLQREYEMLKDWKSKLETYQKHLEIMGDYRNSYSKTDHDATFMRMKEDHMRNGQLKPAYNIQLASASGFIIGENVSHHPSDMYTLKPFLTKLLKSYPNKLDKVVEDAGYESEENYVYLAENNLTSYIKPSNYEQSKTRKYKKEQEFKQSLIYDENQDKYISLEGKFFVRCKDRYDTKKSGYVSMSKVYRCFDWNKDGQKTKGIYIAETFQKYRKESLENIISDQGIEERLNRSIQAEGAFSKIKSGLNYNRFHHRGKANIISEICLLSVALNLNKLASKIENKDLEIIKYKAA, from the coding sequence ATGAAACAAAATATTAATACATCATCATTAACTAATTTTACACTAGTTGATGATACAATTCAATTAAAATTAAATTTTAACACCGAAGTATACATCCAAGATGACATAAAACTAAGGCTTGTAAAAAATATAATTGAAAGGATAGACCTAACAGAAATAAAGAAAGTCTACTCATCATTTGGAAGAAAACCTACTGTTAACCCAGTAACAATGCTTCAAATAATAATATTCTGCTACTCTGAAGGAATATTTACATCAAGAGAAATAGAAAAATCATGCAAATATGATCTAAGAATAAAATATCTTCTTGATGGACAAACTCCACCAGATCACTCAACAATAAATAGATTTAGACAAAAAATAATAAATCTAACCCCCAATCTACTAAATGAAATGGTCCAAATATTAATAGAAGAAAATCAGATAGACCTATCAAGTATATACATAGATGGAACAAAAATAGAAGCCTACGCCAATAGATATAGCTTTGTATGGAGAGGAAGCATAGAAAAGTGGCAAGAAAAACTAAGGATGAGAATAATAAAACACTTCAATTTAAACAAAGACCTAACTGCAAGCCAAGTATTAGAAGTAGTAAAAATAGTATTTAATCAAGTTAGTAAAGAATGCATAGAAAAGAAAATCAACTTTGTATTTGGACAAGGCAAAAGAAAACATCAGCTTCAGCGTGAGTATGAAATGCTAAAAGATTGGAAAAGCAAACTAGAAACTTACCAGAAACATCTAGAAATAATGGGCGATTACAGAAACTCCTACTCAAAAACAGACCATGATGCAACCTTTATGAGAATGAAAGAAGACCACATGAGAAATGGTCAACTAAAGCCAGCATATAACATTCAACTAGCAAGTGCCTCAGGCTTCATCATAGGAGAAAATGTATCCCATCACCCATCTGATATGTATACGCTAAAACCATTCTTAACAAAACTACTAAAAAGTTACCCAAACAAACTAGACAAAGTAGTAGAAGATGCAGGATATGAAAGCGAAGAAAACTATGTATATCTTGCAGAAAATAACTTAACATCCTACATAAAGCCATCAAACTATGAACAATCAAAAACACGAAAATATAAAAAAGAACAAGAATTTAAACAAAGCCTAATATATGATGAAAATCAAGACAAATACATATCACTAGAAGGGAAATTCTTTGTAAGATGCAAAGATAGGTATGATACTAAGAAAAGTGGATATGTCAGTATGAGTAAAGTCTATAGGTGCTTCGACTGGAACAAAGACGGTCAAAAAACTAAAGGGATCTACATAGCAGAAACATTCCAAAAATATAGGAAAGAATCATTAGAAAACATAATATCCGACCAAGGAATAGAAGAAAGACTAAACAGGTCTATTCAAGCTGAGGGAGCATTTTCCAAAATAAAATCAGGGCTAAACTACAACAGATTTCATCATAGAGGAAAAGCAAATATAATAAGTGAGATTTGCCTCTTATCAGTGGCATTAAACTTAAATAAACTAGCATCAAAAATTGAAAATAAAGATTTAGAAATCATAAAATACAAAGCTGCTTAA
- a CDS encoding cobalamin-independent methionine synthase II family protein, with the protein MSKRFLTVGSLLREEELLKYKDEIRKRDDITYPFYDDLKGYKEAEDKSVADVVKSQKDHNLAQISDGEHSKSLWHLDFVWGLNGAERYIADTGYLFRDKGNEGVYETRKDIGIKFVSKINGKNHPFIDHFKRLKEEAGDAQIKQCIPSPSQIYGGESLFGGLKGGYYEGKEEDFEKDLIESYKDFLKEFKEVGGEIIQFDDCIWEIFSDDNKNSPISKGSEKPSEEIALKFIDINNEVIDYGHELGLKVYTHNCRGNYQSRSASDGTYESIAHLFLEKQNYDRFYLEWDDERAGSIEALQAFKDRDVEVVLGLLSSKTNTIDDKERVLDLLEKASKIIDKDRLYLSHQCGFASCDEGNELTVDEQWAKIDQGQEIAKEFWGE; encoded by the coding sequence ATGAGCAAAAGATTTTTGACAGTAGGATCGTTACTAAGAGAAGAAGAACTATTAAAATATAAAGATGAAATAAGGAAACGAGATGATATCACCTATCCATTTTACGATGACCTAAAAGGCTACAAAGAAGCCGAAGATAAGTCAGTAGCAGATGTAGTAAAATCTCAAAAAGACCACAACCTAGCACAAATAAGCGATGGAGAGCACTCCAAATCTCTTTGGCACCTGGACTTTGTATGGGGACTTAATGGAGCAGAAAGATACATAGCAGATACAGGCTATCTATTTAGAGACAAGGGCAATGAAGGGGTCTATGAAACAAGAAAAGATATAGGAATCAAATTTGTAAGCAAAATAAATGGCAAAAACCACCCATTCATTGACCACTTCAAAAGACTAAAAGAAGAAGCCGGAGATGCCCAAATCAAACAATGTATCCCATCCCCATCACAAATATATGGTGGAGAATCCTTATTTGGTGGACTAAAAGGCGGATACTACGAAGGCAAGGAAGAAGATTTTGAAAAAGATTTAATAGAGTCTTACAAGGACTTCCTAAAAGAATTCAAAGAAGTAGGAGGCGAAATCATCCAATTTGATGACTGCATATGGGAAATATTCTCAGATGATAACAAAAATTCACCAATCTCTAAAGGATCAGAAAAGCCATCTGAAGAAATAGCGCTTAAATTCATAGATATCAACAACGAAGTTATAGACTATGGCCACGAATTGGGACTAAAAGTTTACACCCACAACTGCCGCGGCAACTACCAGTCAAGATCAGCAAGTGACGGAACATACGAATCCATTGCCCACCTATTCTTGGAAAAACAAAACTACGACAGATTTTACCTAGAATGGGATGACGAAAGAGCTGGATCTATCGAGGCACTTCAAGCTTTCAAAGACCGAGATGTTGAAGTAGTCCTAGGACTTCTATCAAGTAAAACAAACACCATAGATGACAAAGAAAGAGTCCTAGACCTATTAGAAAAAGCAAGCAAGATCATAGACAAAGACCGACTCTACCTATCCCACCAATGTGGCTTTGCTTCATGTGATGAGGGTAACGAGCTAACAGTTGATGAACAATGGGCAAAGATTGACCAAGGCCAAGAAATTGCTAAGGAATTTTGGGGTGAATAA
- the arsB gene encoding ACR3 family arsenite efflux transporter, which yields MKKQEDISFFERNLTFWVLICMVIGVLIGRFIPAIPETLGEFEFYNVSIPTTILLWIMIYPMMLKIDFNSIKNIKNNPKGLFITWIANWVIKPFTMYLIASLFFFGIYKNIISENLASEYLAGAVLLGAAPCTAMVFVWSKLTRGNSAYTLVQVASNDLIILIAYIPIVSFLLKRGNINIPWGTLLLSIVLFIVVPLILSMITRNYVIKNKGEDYLNNEFIPSFDKYTMVGLLLTLIIIFSFQGMKIIDQPLNIALIAVPLILQTLLIFAITFGMAYFAKLPYSIAAPCGMIGASNFFELSVAVAISLFGLSSGATLATVVGVLVEVPVMLLLVRIANSMENKFNR from the coding sequence ATGAAAAAACAAGAAGATATAAGCTTTTTTGAACGAAATCTTACATTTTGGGTCTTGATATGCATGGTTATAGGTGTTTTAATTGGACGCTTCATACCTGCTATTCCAGAGACTTTGGGAGAATTTGAGTTTTACAATGTATCCATACCAACAACCATACTTTTATGGATCATGATTTATCCAATGATGCTAAAGATTGACTTTAACAGTATAAAAAATATCAAAAACAATCCTAAGGGGCTGTTTATAACTTGGATTGCCAACTGGGTTATCAAACCATTTACCATGTATCTAATAGCTAGCTTATTTTTCTTTGGTATTTATAAAAATATCATTAGCGAAAATCTAGCATCAGAATATCTAGCAGGAGCAGTTTTATTAGGGGCAGCTCCATGTACAGCCATGGTTTTTGTATGGAGTAAGCTAACAAGAGGGAATAGTGCCTATACCCTAGTCCAAGTTGCTAGTAATGATTTGATTATATTAATTGCCTACATACCAATAGTAAGCTTTTTACTAAAGAGAGGCAATATCAATATACCTTGGGGGACCCTACTTTTATCAATCGTATTATTTATAGTAGTTCCTCTTATCCTAAGTATGATTACTAGAAACTATGTGATAAAAAATAAGGGTGAAGATTACTTAAATAATGAATTTATCCCATCATTTGATAAGTATACTATGGTTGGATTATTACTAACTTTGATAATTATATTTTCATTCCAAGGGATGAAAATTATCGATCAACCTCTAAATATTGCTCTTATAGCAGTACCACTTATACTTCAAACCTTGCTGATATTTGCTATAACCTTTGGCATGGCATATTTTGCAAAATTGCCTTATTCTATAGCTGCTCCATGTGGCATGATAGGAGCATCTAACTTCTTTGAATTATCTGTAGCTGTTGCTATCTCACTATTTGGACTATCATCTGGTGCAACCCTTGCAACAGTGGTAGGAGTTTTGGTAGAAGTACCAGTAATGCTGCTATTAGTAAGAATTGCAAACTCAATGGAAAATAAGTTTAACAGATAA